The following DNA comes from Winogradskyella sp. PG-2.
CTTCGGAATTATGTTTGTTTTTGCTTTAATTGGATTTATAGCGTCATACAAATTATACAAACATTCTAAATCTAGTAGTATTTAATTCCCTTGATGATCTTTAATTCTAGGTATTGTCAATAATTTAGTTTGGCGACCGTTTACATATCTAAATCCATTTTCTCCCCAAAAACCTGCTTCCTCTAACATAATTCTTATGTCTCTTTTCCATTCAGGAATAGTAACGGTTGTATTTAACTCTATAGCATAAACTGTATTTTCGTGCAAAGGATAATCGCCTGTAACTGGAACACCACCTTGAGAATCCCACATACCTAATGTTGTACCAGATGAGTGGCCATAATTTCCTAAAGGGTGTGTGTAAATTGCTGGTCTGAAACCTTCAGCTTTACCTTCTTCTAAAGATTCGCTTAGAACTTGATTACCCGTTTTATCTGTTTTGAAATTAGAAGTGAATATATCTTGAACACGATTCCCATCCTTTAAAGCATCCACTAAATATTTTGGTGGCTCTGTTTCATCTGGTTTTAATACATAAGCTAATTCTTGGCAGTCTGTATTTAGTCTTAAGTATGTAATGCCAAAATCACAATGCACTAAATCACCAGGAAGAATTACCATATCCTCAGGTCGATTTGAAAAAGCATATAAGTGATTTCCTAATTCTTCAGCTGTTCGCTGTACATCTACAGTTGGATGAAACCAAGTTTCTAAACCCAACGAAGTTACTTTATCTCGCATCCACCATTCAACATCAGTAGTAGTTGTAATTCCTGGAGTAATTACTTTTTCAGAAAATGCTTCAGAAATTATATCATGAGTTATATCAATTAATTGATTATAAATCACAATCTCCGTTCCAGTGCGCGTTTCTATCCAGCTTATTGCCAATTGTTCGGCAGATTTTACTTTTGATTTATAAGACTTAGAAAGGTTATTCATAAATGCTTCATAATCAGTTTTGACAATACCATCACATATATTAAAACTATCAGAATAGTTTAAACCTATGGTTTTGGGTTTGCGCTCATCAATTATTTGCATTAAGCGCTTCCATTGATTTGGTTCTTTTTCTTTATCCCATGCCGAAATAATATTTTTACCAAAATTATAACGTGCTACAGCAAGTTTTTCTATTGTATTTTCTTCTTTATTTCTATAAAACACAATGATTGTTCTGCGTCTGGCATTAAGCCAAGTTGCTGGCAACATTGTTTTTAAAACTGGATCTTCATTGTATTCGCGAGAAATTAAAATCCACATATCAAAACCTGTATCGTCCATAAGCTTGGGTAATAGATTATCAAATCTATCTTTTAAAATAGTATCTACTACTTCAGCACGTTGCCGCTCAGGTAGTATTTGTTGACTGTATATTGATATAGAAGCTAAGCAAAATAAAACTCTAAGAAAATTCATTTATTTAAGAATTATAATTGAATAAAGTTATGAAAAATAGGTGTCATTATAAACATTTAGACATACGGTTAAAACACCATTTACAACAATAAAATACACTAATTTGTAGGAATACACCTAAACAAATTGTGTGATTCATCGAAAAGTGGCAAATATTTCATATTATTTTTAGTAACCTTTATATGTTGACATCTACTTAACCTACAAATGATTATGAAAAAAGCTTCATTAACCCAAGCAGGACTTTTTGTATTATTTACATTTTGTTTTTTATTTATGAGTTTTGGCTCTAATAATAATAACATTTTGTATACTATAACTAATACAATTAAAAAGCCAAATCATAAGACTATAGTTTATGATGCATCAAAGGGTATAAATACAAAAAGTCTTTCAAAAGATTTGAAGCAATTAGATATTTTCGACAGAAATGGACGAAAAGTATTGTCAACAAATAAATTTGATGACACTATTTACTTAAATATATTAAGAACTGGTGCTTACTCAATTAAAATTGAAACAAATACTGGTTACAAACAATATAGAAAAGTATAAATAAAAGAAAAGGGGCACATCAGTGCCCCTTCTCTTTTATTTATATATAGCTAAATCTATCTTATGCTCGTTTAGCTTTCTTTTCTTCTCTAATTTCTTTAAAACGCTCTATAGCCGAACCAAATACCCAATAAGGGATTACAAATGTTAGAAGGAAAATCATTAACCAAAATCCAATAGTTAATATGGTTAAAAAAGCTAAAAATCCTAAATATTGATCAAATTCAAACATAATTGAGTTTCGTTTTTATTTCTATTGCAAAGATATAACCAAATTATAAGTTTTACAATAGTCTAATTGACATTTATTAACAGCTTATTAAAAACTAAATCATTTATACTTTTTATCGTCGTATGCAATAATTACAATTTCTAAATTACTAGGTTCTTAACATGATAACCTACTAAACCTTCAATCGGTCGTCTCACAAAATTACCTACTTTAAATCCAAACTCTTGAGCAACTTCTTTAATCTCATTCTGAGCAAAATAAGCTATAGATCCTGCAAAATGCACAGGGACTCCTTTATCTAATTCGTCTTTAAATTGTAGAATCATATTTTCCGCAAATAGACTAATACCTTTACGCATTACCCCTTTTACATAATCAGAATCTTTATTAATAAACATAAATTCTGCATGATCTGCTAAATATGCACTAGGATTAGGTTGCTTATATACGTTATACTTAATAAAATCAGCATCTAAATTATGCTTATGAGCAAATGCTACCTTTATAGTATCTGGCATTTTATTAAAATAATAGTCTCTTATTAATTGCTTACCGAAATAGTTTCCACTTGCATCATCCATTAATATAAAACCTAAACTATCTACACGTTGATGCAAATCTTTACCGTCAAAATAACTACAATTAGATCCTGTACCTAAAATACAAACCACAGCAGCTTCGTCATTTTTATTAATTGATGCTCTTACAGCTGCATAGGTATCTTCTCTAACTTCAACTTTGGCATTTGGGAAGTATTCTTCAATAATAGATTTTAACGACAATCTTGGCTTCTCAGTTCCACAACCAGCACCATAAAAGAAAACATGAGTAACCTCATTGGAAAGAGCCATTAATTCTTCACTTTTTCTAATAATTTTCTTTAGCTTTTTTTCCGCAATGATAGCAGGATTTAAACCTTTGGTTCTTATTTTGTCTACAGCTTGATTACCTTGATTATCAATAGCAATCCAGTCACACTTTGTCGAACCTCCATCTGTAATTAAAATCATAAAACAATAAATTGAAAATTCCGTAGGTATGAAAATTCACAACACTACGGAATTTGGAATTACTTTTATTTCTTATAAATCGTTCACTTTTTGTGCTAAATCAACTAATTTGTTAGAATATCCGAATTCATTATCGTACCAAGATACTAATTTAAAGAATTTTGAGTTTAATTCTATTGCAGAATCTGCATCAAAGACACTTGTTTTAACTTCACTTACAAAATCTTGAGATACTACAGCATCTTCAGTATAGCCCATTACACCTTTCATAGATCCAGCAGCAGCTTTCTTAACAGCAGTTTTAATTGCTTCTAAAGATGTAGCATCTTTTGTCTTTACAGTTAAATCTACAACAGAAACGTCTACAGTTGGTACTCTGAATGCCATACCTGTTAATTTCCCATCTAATTTAGGAATTACTTTTCCTACTGCCTTAGCAGCTCCAGTAGACGTTGGTATAATATTATTAATTGCACTACGTCCTAATCTATAATTTTTACGAGATGGTGCATCTACAGTAAATTGCGTAGATGTTGCTGCATGAATTGTAGTCATCAAAGCTTCTTCGATACCAAAATTATCTTCAATAACTTTAGCTAAAGGTGCTAAACAGTTCGTTGTACATGATGCATTAGAAACAATTGTATTACTCGCCGTTAAATTGTCATCATTTACACCCATTACAAACATTGGAGCGTCTTTACTTGGTGCAGAAATCACTACTTTCTTAGCTCCACCATCTATATGATATTGTGCAGTCTCTAAAGTTGTGAAAATACCTGTACACTCTGCAACTACATCAGCTCCAGCTTCATCCCATTTTAAGTTCTTTGGATCTCTTTCTGCAGTAACTCTGATTGTTTTTCCATCAACTACTAAGTTTCCGTCTTTAACATCAACTGTACCATCAAATCTTCCGTGAACAGAATCGTACTTTAATAAGTAAGCTAAATGGTTCACATCTAATAAATCATTAATCGCTACAACATCTACGTCACTGCGCTTTACTGTTGCTCTAAAAACAATTCTTCCAATTCTACCGAATCCATTGATTCCTAATTTTAAATCTGACATATTTACTATTAATTAATTTTCGTTATTATTAAATTGACATTATATCCGAAACTCTTAAGAGTTCCATATTAATTTTTGATTTTCCTTTTACAGCTTGATCAAATGGTGTTAAATCAATAACATCATTTTTAAGACCAACCATATAATTACTTTTCCCTTCTTTTAACCCCTCAACAGCCTTCACACCCATTCTACTCGCTAATACACGATCAAAACAAGATGGTGAGCCTCCACGCTGTAAATGCCCAAGTACCGAAACTCTTACATCATATCCTTCCATATTCTGGTCAACATAATCTTTCAGCTCAAACACGCTTTTTCCTATTTTATCACCTTCTGCAACTACAACTATACTCGATGATTTTCCAGACTTTTTACTTCGTCGTAAAGATTCAACTAACCTATCTAGACCTAAATCTTCTTCAGGAATTAAAATTTCTTCTGCACCACCAGCAATACCAACATTAAGAGCTATATGTCCTACATCACGTCCCATTACTTCAACAAAAAACAAACGATTGTGTGAACTTGCAGTATCTCTAATTTTATCGATAACCTCTACAACAGTATTTAAAGCTGTATCGTAGCCTAAAGTATGTGTAGTACCAAAAATATCGTTATCTATAGTTCCAGGAATTCCCATAACTGGGAAGCCATATTCTTGATTAAAAATCATTGCACCTGTAAAACTTCCATCACCACCAATAACAACTAAAGCGTCAATACCTTCTTTTATTAATTGTTGATGTGCTTTCTTTCTTCCTTCTTTTGTTCTAAACTCTTTAGAACGTGCAGATTTTAGAATTGTACCACCTTTATTAATAATACCTTTTACACTACGAGCATTCATAGTAATAAAGTCGCCATCAATCATCCCTTCATAGCCTCTATAAATACCAACACATTCTATATTGTGAAAAGCACATGCTCTAACTACAGATCTAACAGCAGCATTCATACCCGGAGAATCTCCTCCAGAAGTAAAAACGCCTATTTTTTTGATTGTATCTGCCATTTAAATAAACAATTTTGAGTAAAATTACTAAACAATACATTTAAAAAAGTCACTATTTTAATAAAATAATGACCTAAAAAACAATTCAAACGTTTTCGTTAATAAGTATTTTGATAAAAAAGAAAAAACGGTACTTCTAAGACTTGGTTTTTATCTTCTTTTTCTTCATTGACATATAATCTGGCATCATTTCATCATCTTCATTTCTTTTCTTTTCTGGTGTGTTTTTTACCTTTTTATCTTTCCTGTTTTTGCCTGAAAAGATAATTTGAAGTAACTCTTTAAACGTATCAAATTCCACACTGTATGACAAACCAATTCCTTGGGTGTAACCTATTTCTTCACCAAAGTTTCTAATTGTATTTTCTCTATTAAATACTTTTGCACGAAATGTCCCATCTTCATTAAGAAGCCAATCTACTTGAACATTACCTGTTATTGTGGTTTGTTGGGCACTTCCAAATGGTACACCAAACTTTCCGTTAACTAAAATCTTTTCACTAATCTTTGTTTGAAGAGTTAATCCAACTCTATTATCCGTTTGGACATCTGGTGTATCTTGTCCTAGTTCTAAATCTACCCCAACTTGTAAACCTCCATTATCTCCGCCCAATAAATTATTTACTATGCCTGTTAAACGCTCAGAAATGGTACCTGTGAAATTAACTCCTCTAATACCATTAGAAAAACTTCCTGTACCTAATAATGTTAAGGCCTGATTATTACGTTCATCTTTTGATGACAAACGATAATCGAGCTCTGATTTTAAGGTAGATGTTACATTTGGAAACCTTAAATTAAAATCTGGCTCTGGTTGCTCTAATTGACCTGTCAATGCTATATCTACTTCTACTGGTATTCTTTGGCTAATTGGATTATCTAACAATACTGAAGGGTTAGCTGTAGTTTTATAAACTGCATTAAGATTAATTAGTGCTGTCATAGGGTCACCTTCCCAAACTATGCTTCCACCCTTTTCAACTTCGAATTTCTTTTCTACAAAACCTCCGTATTTAAAATTATAAGTACCTTCACTTACAATAAAATCTCCCCACATATTGAATGTACCATTAGTGTTAATTAAAAAATTTAATCCGCCATTACCTTTTCCTTTTATTGTACTACCGGCTTCCTTATCAATTACTATTTCAATAACTGCATTTTCATTAACATCTAAATCGAAATCTAAAACCAAACCTTTAACTTCAATTTGTTCTGTTACTTCCCCATTTATTCTAGCCAATTTCTCTGTTGGACTTAAAAAATGTATAAACGAGTTGTCGCCAAAACTTTCAGAATCGTTTAGAGGAATATAAAACTCTGTCCCAGACTCTGTTCTACCATTATTTACTTCTATAATTAACTGATCTGTAGGCCCTCTGATTTCCGCAGTCCCCGAAATAAAACCTGTACCGTAATACAATTCGTTCTCAGACTCTTCGGTATTTAACACCAATAATCTATCTGTATCTAGCTTTAGTCCAAGCTTCCAGTCCGAAAAATTATCATGTTCAATATAGCCATTTAAACTTCCATTAGAGAAGTATTTAGAATCTGTCATAGCTACATTATTAAATATAAATTGTTGTTCTCTTAGAGACACTTTAGAATCAAAATCAAAACCATAATCTACATTTAAATATGGTATAGATAAACCTGCCCTATCTAACAACAATTCACCATCAATACTTGGTTTCTTTAAGCTTCCCGTAACTTTAGCATTTCCAGAAACTAAACCTCTAATATTGTTAATTACTCCTTCACCCAAAGGATTCAAAGGGTCTAGCAAAAATTCTTCAAAATCAACATTTAAATTTATTGTTGGGTTTCGTTGGGCAACATCAATAGTTCCATTTGCAGCAAATGATGTAAGATTATCATTGGTTAGAGAGACATCAACTGTATAGTTTGTAATAGAATTATTTCCTTCAATTTTAGCTGTTAGGTTTCCTAAATCATAATCATTAACAAAAAGATTACTAACCTCTACATCAGATTTTGGCAAGTACACTCCATTGTTTTGTACCATATCTACTTTACCGTTTACGATACCTTTTAATGCTAAACTATCTATACGAGGAGTAATCTTAACTAATTGTACATCCTTAAAATCAACATTTAAATTTTTGTTTTCGTCATTTTTAATATTGCCAGAGAGTAAAATCTCTTCATTACCTTGATTTATTTTAATTGGGAAAATATCAAAGACTTTAAACTTTCTATCAAAACGGATTTTGTTTAAAGTATCTTTTTCTGAATTAACTAACCAATCGTAACCTTTAAACTCAATATCAGATTTTCTGAAACCAATAACAGACTTATTAGTATCATCTATAGTATAGAATAGATTTAAGTTAAAATTATCCTTATTATTTTTGCCTCCTTTAAATTCAGATTTAATTAAAAGTGTATCACGTTTTGTTACATTAATTAAGCTAAACTGAGATGCATTATACACGCCAGTATTAAGGCTATCTATTTCTATAAATGTGTTAAAAAGCGGATTACTATTATCTACACTTATATTAATATTCTTAGCAAAGTACTCCTGGAATTTAATCTCAGGTGAGTTAAAAGTAAAATCAAACCCCTTTTCATCGGTTTCCTTTCTACCTTCAATAAAGGTGTTTTTTCCCAGCGTTAAATCTTTATAAAGTACAGCAGCAATTTTTGAGTAAATATTAAACTTAAAATCTATGTATTGACCTTCTTCAACCTCATTAGGAATATAATTGGTATAAATACTACCGACTGAATTCTCTACTAATTTTAATAAGTCCTTAGTCTTAAATTGACCCGTTATTTTACCATTTATAATATCTGGCGAATTAATAGCAATAGTACGTTCAGTATCTTTAAATGATGACACAATATCAAAATCTTGGAACTTATATCTACTATCTTGGTTTTTATATGTTGTATTCTTTATCTTAATCGCACCACTTGCATTGTCATAAGTTGAACCCGTAGCTGTCATATTAACCATGCCTCTAAACTCTGAGATACTATCTCGCGTCACAAAGTTTAATACTTTTAGATTAGCATAACCAACATTAGCTTTAAAATCAAACTTCTTTTCTTCTTGAGAAAAATCAGCTAAGCCATTAAAATTTAACTGTAAATTAGGATCATCTGCTTTTAATAAACCGTTAAAAATCTTATTACCTAAATCTCCTGAGACATTTATATTTTCATAAACATACCCATTGTAATCTAATGAAAAGACATCCCCTTTTACATCAGTTCGAAGATTATCAATTGTAAATCCTTTTCCATCCAAATCGAGATTTAATGAAGTGTTTTTAACCAAAGAATCATTGATTAATTCACCTATATTAAATTCATCTAAAACAACATTCCCAATATAATTTGCATTATCAATATCATCAATATTTGTTAATTCTAAATCAGATTTTATAAAACCTAATTCAGTATTGATTTCAATATCTGCATCAACACGTTTTGCAGTAATATATGATGTTCCATTAATTCTGAAATTTCCAACTTTAGATAAAATTGTTGGTATAGACTTACCCAATATTTTAGGTAATAAAGCTGTTAAATCATTATAATTTGAAGCCAAATTATTAAAGCGTCCATCTAATGCAAAACTGTCATCTTCTCTGCTGAATAAGTTTTTGAAAGTGATACCACCAATAATTCTAGTATTTCTAGTTGTACTTACATTAAGGTTAGTTGCTACTAAATCATTAAGTGTTCCTGATAAGTCTGCATTTAATTTAGCACGTTGGTTAATACCGAACTCATCAAAAAACACATTAAGCTCAGTTAAAGAAATCTCAGAGTCCTTAAAACTGGCATCTACATTAACCTTATCTGTAAAATACTTTAAATCTTCTCGCTTGTAATTAAATCTTAAATCCCCTTTTAGTTCAGATTGTTCCGTTTTAATATTCA
Coding sequences within:
- a CDS encoding translocation/assembly module TamB domain-containing protein gives rise to the protein MLLFLIVFLILGIQAVQTKLGKYATERLNKDFKTDINIGKVGLQLNGDIEFKEILIRDYKKDTLISIGELNSSIISFKNLYNSKLNFGDIDIQDLVFNLKTYKGEVDTNLDVFVDKFDDDNPRVGPSEFLFSSSDVSIEDGIFRLVDENLETPKVFEFSELNANTTNFLINGPNVSSRINTFSFRDSRGIKVKNLMANFDYALDHMTFGDLNIKTEQSELKGDLRFNYKREDLKYFTDKVNVDASFKDSEISLTELNVFFDEFGINQRAKLNADLSGTLNDLVATNLNVSTTRNTRIIGGITFKNLFSREDDSFALDGRFNNLASNYNDLTALLPKILGKSIPTILSKVGNFRINGTSYITAKRVDADIEINTELGFIKSDLELTNIDDIDNANYIGNVVLDEFNIGELINDSLVKNTSLNLDLDGKGFTIDNLRTDVKGDVFSLDYNGYVYENINVSGDLGNKIFNGLLKADDPNLQLNFNGLADFSQEEKKFDFKANVGYANLKVLNFVTRDSISEFRGMVNMTATGSTYDNASGAIKIKNTTYKNQDSRYKFQDFDIVSSFKDTERTIAINSPDIINGKITGQFKTKDLLKLVENSVGSIYTNYIPNEVEEGQYIDFKFNIYSKIAAVLYKDLTLGKNTFIEGRKETDEKGFDFTFNSPEIKFQEYFAKNINISVDNSNPLFNTFIEIDSLNTGVYNASQFSLINVTKRDTLLIKSEFKGGKNNKDNFNLNLFYTIDDTNKSVIGFRKSDIEFKGYDWLVNSEKDTLNKIRFDRKFKVFDIFPIKINQGNEEILLSGNIKNDENKNLNVDFKDVQLVKITPRIDSLALKGIVNGKVDMVQNNGVYLPKSDVEVSNLFVNDYDLGNLTAKIEGNNSITNYTVDVSLTNDNLTSFAANGTIDVAQRNPTINLNVDFEEFLLDPLNPLGEGVINNIRGLVSGNAKVTGSLKKPSIDGELLLDRAGLSIPYLNVDYGFDFDSKVSLREQQFIFNNVAMTDSKYFSNGSLNGYIEHDNFSDWKLGLKLDTDRLLVLNTEESENELYYGTGFISGTAEIRGPTDQLIIEVNNGRTESGTEFYIPLNDSESFGDNSFIHFLSPTEKLARINGEVTEQIEVKGLVLDFDLDVNENAVIEIVIDKEAGSTIKGKGNGGLNFLINTNGTFNMWGDFIVSEGTYNFKYGGFVEKKFEVEKGGSIVWEGDPMTALINLNAVYKTTANPSVLLDNPISQRIPVEVDIALTGQLEQPEPDFNLRFPNVTSTLKSELDYRLSSKDERNNQALTLLGTGSFSNGIRGVNFTGTISERLTGIVNNLLGGDNGGLQVGVDLELGQDTPDVQTDNRVGLTLQTKISEKILVNGKFGVPFGSAQQTTITGNVQVDWLLNEDGTFRAKVFNRENTIRNFGEEIGYTQGIGLSYSVEFDTFKELLQIIFSGKNRKDKKVKNTPEKKRNEDDEMMPDYMSMKKKKIKTKS
- the gap gene encoding type I glyceraldehyde-3-phosphate dehydrogenase produces the protein MSDLKLGINGFGRIGRIVFRATVKRSDVDVVAINDLLDVNHLAYLLKYDSVHGRFDGTVDVKDGNLVVDGKTIRVTAERDPKNLKWDEAGADVVAECTGIFTTLETAQYHIDGGAKKVVISAPSKDAPMFVMGVNDDNLTASNTIVSNASCTTNCLAPLAKVIEDNFGIEEALMTTIHAATSTQFTVDAPSRKNYRLGRSAINNIIPTSTGAAKAVGKVIPKLDGKLTGMAFRVPTVDVSVVDLTVKTKDATSLEAIKTAVKKAAAGSMKGVMGYTEDAVVSQDFVSEVKTSVFDADSAIELNSKFFKLVSWYDNEFGYSNKLVDLAQKVNDL
- the pfkA gene encoding 6-phosphofructokinase — translated: MADTIKKIGVFTSGGDSPGMNAAVRSVVRACAFHNIECVGIYRGYEGMIDGDFITMNARSVKGIINKGGTILKSARSKEFRTKEGRKKAHQQLIKEGIDALVVIGGDGSFTGAMIFNQEYGFPVMGIPGTIDNDIFGTTHTLGYDTALNTVVEVIDKIRDTASSHNRLFFVEVMGRDVGHIALNVGIAGGAEEILIPEEDLGLDRLVESLRRSKKSGKSSSIVVVAEGDKIGKSVFELKDYVDQNMEGYDVRVSVLGHLQRGGSPSCFDRVLASRMGVKAVEGLKEGKSNYMVGLKNDVIDLTPFDQAVKGKSKINMELLRVSDIMSI
- a CDS encoding N-acetylglucosamine kinase, which translates into the protein MILITDGGSTKCDWIAIDNQGNQAVDKIRTKGLNPAIIAEKKLKKIIRKSEELMALSNEVTHVFFYGAGCGTEKPRLSLKSIIEEYFPNAKVEVREDTYAAVRASINKNDEAAVVCILGTGSNCSYFDGKDLHQRVDSLGFILMDDASGNYFGKQLIRDYYFNKMPDTIKVAFAHKHNLDADFIKYNVYKQPNPSAYLADHAEFMFINKDSDYVKGVMRKGISLFAENMILQFKDELDKGVPVHFAGSIAYFAQNEIKEVAQEFGFKVGNFVRRPIEGLVGYHVKNLVI
- a CDS encoding M24 family metallopeptidase produces the protein MNFLRVLFCLASISIYSQQILPERQRAEVVDTILKDRFDNLLPKLMDDTGFDMWILISREYNEDPVLKTMLPATWLNARRRTIIVFYRNKEENTIEKLAVARYNFGKNIISAWDKEKEPNQWKRLMQIIDERKPKTIGLNYSDSFNICDGIVKTDYEAFMNNLSKSYKSKVKSAEQLAISWIETRTGTEIVIYNQLIDITHDIISEAFSEKVITPGITTTTDVEWWMRDKVTSLGLETWFHPTVDVQRTAEELGNHLYAFSNRPEDMVILPGDLVHCDFGITYLRLNTDCQELAYVLKPDETEPPKYLVDALKDGNRVQDIFTSNFKTDKTGNQVLSESLEEGKAEGFRPAIYTHPLGNYGHSSGTTLGMWDSQGGVPVTGDYPLHENTVYAIELNTTVTIPEWKRDIRIMLEEAGFWGENGFRYVNGRQTKLLTIPRIKDHQGN